The segment TCCCCGTTCCCGCCGGCTTCACCATCAGCACCGACGTGTGCACCTATTATTACGAGCACAAACGAAGCCATCCGAAGGAGTTGGCGTCGCAGGTCGAGAAAGCGTTGGCGAGCGTCGAGAAGATCATGGGGCGGAAATTCGGATCGCCGGAACGCCCGCTTCTCGTGTCGGTGCGCTCGGGCGCGCGCGCGTCGATGCCGGGGATGATGGACACGGTGCTGAACCTCGGCATCAACGACACGATCGTCGAGGGATTCGCCCGGGAGAGCGAACGCGCGGCGTGGGATTGCTATCGCCGGTTCGTGCAGATGTATGGAGACGTCGTCCTTGGCCTGCGGCCGGAAAATAAGGACGAGGCCGATCCATTCGAGGCGATCATCGAACGCGTGAAGCGCGATCGGCGGATCAAGCTCGATCTCGAGCTCGATGTGCGCGACCTGCAGCGGTTGGTGGACGAGTTCAAGACTGCGATCAAAAAGCGCACGGGCCGGCGCTTTCCTGATAAGCCATGGGACCAGCTCTGGGGCGCGATCGGCGCGGTTTTCGGATCGTGGAACAACGAGCGCGCCAACGTTTACCGGCGCCTCAATCGCATACCCGACTGGTGGGGCACCGCGGTCAACGTGCAAGCGATGGTGTTCGGGAATCTGGGGGACGACTGCGCGACGGGCGTCGGCTTTTCTCGCAGTCCGGCGACGGGCGAAAAGGCGTTGTACGGCGAATATCTGCGCAACGCACAGGGCGAGGATGTCGTCGCGGGAATTCGGACGCCGCAGCCGATCGTCGCGTTGAAGACGGAGTTGCCCGACGCGTATCGCGAGCTGGACGCCATCGTGCGTCGGCTCGAAGCACATTATCGCGATATGCAGGACATCGAGTTCACGATCGAACGCGGCAAACTGTGGATGCTGCAGACGCGTAACGGCAAGCGGACGGGATTCGCGCACTGCCGGATCGCCGTCGATCTGGTGAAGGAAAAGATGGCGTCGCCGCGAGAGGCCCTGACTCGGTTAATCCCCGACGCGGGCGCGCTCGAGCAGTTGCTGCGTCCCGTGTTCCGGCCGGACTCGCTTGCCGCGGCGAAAAAGGCGGGCCGGCATATCGCCAAGGGGTTGGCCGCGGGGCCCGGCGCGGCCAGCGGGCGCGTCGTGTTTCACGCGGAAGACGCCGTTGCGGCGCATCGGCGCGGGGAGAAGGTGATTCTCGTCCGGCTGGAGACGAGTCCGGAGGACATTCGCGGCATGGAAGTCGCCGCGGGCATCCTGACCGCGCGCGGCGGGCAGACCTCGCATGCGGCGCTCGTCGCACGGCAGATGGGAAAGGTGTGCGTGTCGGGTTGCGCCGATCTGGATGTTTCGTACGTCGCGCGCGAGTTGCGTTCGAACAGCCATCGCGTCGCCGAAGGCGATTTCATCAGCCTCGACGGATTTTCGGGAGACGTCTACGAAGGCGCGATCGACGTGATGCGCTCGGAGGTCGAGCAGGCCTTGTTCGGCAAGGGGAAGGAAGCGGAACGCGCGAAGAAATCGACGACGTTTCTGGCGTACAGCCGGCTCATGAGCTGGTCGGACAAATTCCGCCGCCTTCGCGTTCGCGCGAACGCGGATCAGCCCGACCAGTCGGAGGAGGCGGTGGTCTACGGCGCGCAGGGCATCGGCCTTTGCCGCACGGAGCACATGTTTTTCGGCGGCGATCGCATCGACGCCGTGCGCGAGATGATCCTCGCGAACGACGCGGACGGCCGAAAACACGCGCTCGACAAGCTGCTGCCGTATCAGCGGCGCGACTTCATCGGCATCTTGCGCGCGATGGGCCGGCGCCCGGTGACGATCCGCCTTCTCGATCCGCCGCTGCACGAGTTCCTGCCGCATGGCGAAAAGGACATCGCGGATCTGGCGAGGAAGCTGAAGCGCCCGGCCCAGGAACTGCGCGCCAAGGTCGAGTCGCTGCACGAGTTCAATCCGATGCTCGGTCACCGCGGCTGCCGGCTTGGCGTCGTCTATCCGGAGATTTATCTGATGCAGGCGCGCGCGATCGTCGAGGCGGCGATCGACGTGAAGAGCCGATACGGTATCGAGTGCCGGCCGGAAATCATGATTCCGCTTGTCGGGCATTTCAAGGAATTGCAATTCCTTCGCGGGCGCATCGAGGAGGAAATCAAACATGTCCTCAAACGGCGCAAAGCGAGGGGGCGTTTCCCGATCGGCACCATGATCGAGCTGCCGCGCGCGGCCGTAACGGCGCACCGAATCGCGGAGTTCGCGGACTTCTTCAGCTTCGGCACGAACGATCTGACGCAGACCGCGTTTGGCCTCTCGCGCGACGACGCGGGACGTTTCCTCCCCAATTACGTCGATAGCGGCATCCTGCCCGAGGATCCGTTCGTGTCGCTCGACGTCGATGGCGTGGGCGAACTCGTGCGTCTTGGCATCGAACGCGGGCGCGCGTCCAATCCGAAGTTGCACGTCGGCATCTGCGGCGAACACGGCGGCGATCCGGCAAGCGTCCACTTCTGCCACGATGCGAAGATGGACTACGTCTCCTGCTCGCCGCCGCGCATTCCGATCGCCCGACTGGCGGCGGCGCAGGCCGCGATCGAGGAGGAAAAAGCGGCGGATTCGACGGCGAAAGTTGGTGAACTCGCGAGCCCGCCGGCCCGGGCGAAAAAAGCAAAGGTCGCCAAAAAGACCGATGCGCGCGTGACGGCCAATCGGACAACGGCGTCGGCCGCGAAGAGCGGGCAATCCAAACGCGCGAAAGGCCGGTCGGCCGCCGCGCGCAAGCGCTGAGGGCCGCAAGGAGCAGGTCATGGCAAAGATCGCGAATATCACGGCGCGTGAGATTCTGGATTCGCGCGGCAATCCCACGCTTTCGGCGACAGTGACGCTGGACGACGGAACGCGCGCGGAAGCGGCCGTTCCGTCCGGCGCGAGCACCGGCACGCACGAGGCCGTCGAGCTGCGCGACGGCGATAAATCGCGGTATCTCGGCAAGGGCGTAACGCGCGCCGTTTTCAATGTGACCGGCGAAATCCTCGGCCGCCTTCGCGGGATGGACGCCGCGGCGCAGGGCGATATCGACCGCGCGATGATCGAACTCGACGGCACGCCGAACAAGGGCCGCCTGGGCGCCAACGCGATTCTCGGCGTGAGCATGGCCGTCGCGCGCGCACACGCGATCACGGCGGGGCAGGAGCTGTTCCGCGCGCTGCCGTCGGGCCGCGGCGCAACGATCCTTCCGGTGCCGCTCATGAACGTCGTCAACGGCGGGCAGCACGCGGACAACAACGTGGACATTCAGGAGTTCATGATCGTGCCCGCGGGCCGGCCGACGTACGCCGAGGCGCTGCGTTGCGGCGCGGAGGTCTTTCACCATCTGAAAAAGGTGTTGGGCGACAAGAGTTACGCCACCTCCGTCGGCGACGAAGGCGGGTTCGCGCCGAACTGCAAGAACAATGAGGAGCCGCTCGAACTGATTCTCGCGGCGATCGAACGCGCGGGATATCGGCCGGGCGAGGATGTCTTCCTCGCGCTCGATGTGGCGGCGAGCGAATTTTTCGAAAACGGTGCCTACACGATGGCCGCCGAGGGGCTGCGCCGCGCGCCTTCGGACGCGGTGATCGAATTTCTCGCGAAGATCGTCGCGAAGTACCCCGTCATTTCCGTCGAGGACGGTCTTGCGGAGGACGACTGGGAAGGCTGGCGGCGGCTGACCGACGAACTCGGGAACAAGGTGCAGCTTGTCGGCGACGATCTTTTCGTCACGAACCCGCGGCGCCTGTCGCGCGGCGTCGGGGAGAAGATCGGCAACAGCATCCTCATCAAGCTCAACCAGATCGGCACCGTGACGGAAACGATCGACGTCATCAACGCCGCGCGAGACGCGGGGTACACGAACGTCGTGTCGCATCGCTCGGGAGAAACGTGCGATCCGTTCATCGCGCATCTGGCGGTCGCGTGCGACACCGGGCAGATCAAGACCGGGTCGGCCTCGCGCTCCGAGCGCCTGTGCAAATACAACGAACTTCTTCGCATCGAGGACGTTCTCGGCGGCGACGCGCGTTGGATCGGCCGGGAGGCGTTCGCGCGGTGACGCGCGCCATCCCGGCCTCCGTCACGCCCGGCGGCGCGAATGCGGGGCGGTCCCCGGGATCGATATCGTCATGACCGTCGCGCGCCGCGGCCTTGTCGTGTGCCTTCCCAGCTATAACGAGGAGGGCAATCTCGCCGATCTCATCCGCGATACGCACGACGCCGTGCCGTACGCGTTGATTCTTGTCGTCGACGACGGCTCCACCGATCGCACGCGCGCGATCGCCGCGGCCGCGGCCGGGACGTACCCGGTCGTCGTCGAGCCGCACGCGCGAAATCGCGGCCTGGCCGAGGCCATGCGAACGGCGCTAATACGCGCGCTTGATCTTGTCGATCCGGATGGGTTTGTCGTTTCGATGGATGCGGACGGATCGCATCGCCCCGACCAGATTCCGCAATTGGTCGAAGCCGCCCGGCGGGGCGCCGAGCTTGTTGTGGCGGGCCGCTATCTCGAGGGCTCGACGGTCGCCGGCGTGCCGTGGTTTCGCAAGATCCTGTCCGTCGGCGCGCGCGTGTTCACGCGCGTTGCCCTTGGCAATCTGCACGTGCGCGACGTGAGCTGTGGCTATCGCCTCTATCGCGCCTCGCTTGTCCGGCGCGCCTTCGAGGCCTGGGGCGAGGGGCTGATTGTGTCGCCCGGCTTTTCCGTGAACCTCGAACTGCTCGTGAAGATGTCGCGGATCGGCGCGCGCGTCGATCAAATACCGCTTCGTCTGCGCTATGACCTCAAGCAAGGCGAAAGCAAGATCCGCATCGTGCGGACGGTGATTCAGTATCTCCGGGTATACGCGCATCTCGCCCTCGCGCGGCCTCCCCGTCTGCCGGCCCCGACGCCGCCGGCATGACATCGCCGCGCCCGTATCGGCGGCCGTTACGCGTGTTGCCGGGCGCGATTGTTTTTGCCCTGGCCCTTGTTCCGCTTGCTCGCTTCGTTCACGCCTTCGCGACGCGCGTCGACTTTCCGTTTGATCTGGAATGGATCGAGGGGCACATGCTCGCCATGGCCACGCGCGTCGCGCAGGGCGGGGCGCTCTATCCCGAACCCTCGCTCGACTACATCCCGGCGCCGTATTTTCCGCTGTATTTTCTTGTCACCGGCGCGCTCGTGAAAATCTTTGGCGCCGAATTCTGGACCGGGCGCGCCGTTTCGTTCGCCTCGACGATCACGCTTGCGGGCGTCATCATATACAGCGTCCGCGCGCGCGCGGGCTGGTATGTCGGCGCGGCGGCGGCGGCGTGTTATTTGAGCGCGTACACGCTGTTGCGAACGTTTCCCGACCTCTTTCGCGTCGACGCGTTTGCGATGTTATTTCTCGTGGCGGCTTTTGCGGTCGCCGATCCGCGCGGATCGACGCGGCGCGCGGCCGCTGCCGCCCTGATCCTGGCGATTGCGACCTTCGCCAAGCAAAATGGTTTGCTGTTTTTTCCTCCGCTCCTTTTCGTCTTTTTCGTCGCGAATCGAAAAAACGCACTCGTATTCGCGGCCGTCTTCGCGGCGCTTGTCGGCGCGTTCGTTCTTGCCTGGCAGGCCACAAGCGACGGGTGGTTTTGGCGCTACACCTTTCAGCTCGTCAAGGGCAACGTCCTTGATGAGCGCGTGCTCGGCGCGCACCGCGAAATCCTCGGCGAGTGGCCGATTCCCATCGCGCTTGTCGTCGCCTCGGTTCTTTGGCGTTTCTGGAGGCGCGAGTGGCGGTGCGTGTTCGAGGATCGCTGGCTCGCGTTTTTCGCCGCCGCGTACGCGGTTTCGTATCTGTTCCGGATTCAGGCGGGCGGAGCGGGAAATTCGCTGATGCCGGTCGGCGCCGCGGCGGCGATCGCCGGCGGCGTCGGCGTCGCGGATCTTTTCCGCGAGCGCGCGGGCGCAACGGCGCGCGAGAGGTTATCGACGCCGCCTGCGGCGTGCGTCATCGCGATCTTGCTCGCGGCGCAGATTGCGCTGCAATGGTCGTCGTATGAGCGCGCGACCATCTCGCCAAACGAACAAAAGCGTGCGGAACGATTGATGGAGCGCATCGATGCGCTCGACGACGCTTACTACATGCCGGGGCACGTCTTGCCGCGCGGCGACACCTTCTGGATCCATGAGATGTCGTGGCGCGATTTCGCGAATTCCGCGTGGGGACGCCCGATCGCCCTGCGTCTTGCCGCCGAGCTTCGCGAGCGGCGGGTTCCGTATTTCATCGAGGAACGAAACCGCGCCGCGCCCGCGCTCCTTCGGCCGATGCTCGACGCCGATTATGACCGCGTCGAACGCCTGCCGTTCGTGCGCATGTCGGCCGCCACGCGTTCGTCTCCCGGTTATCTTTACCGGCGCCGTTAACGCGCATTTCCACACGCCGGTGGCGCCCCTATAATCGCGGCGTGCGTCGCCGACTTTCC is part of the bacterium genome and harbors:
- the ppdK gene encoding pyruvate, phosphate dikinase, whose amino-acid sequence is MPKKYVFRFDSGGADGSAKMKELLGGKGANLAEMSNLGIPVPAGFTISTDVCTYYYEHKRSHPKELASQVEKALASVEKIMGRKFGSPERPLLVSVRSGARASMPGMMDTVLNLGINDTIVEGFARESERAAWDCYRRFVQMYGDVVLGLRPENKDEADPFEAIIERVKRDRRIKLDLELDVRDLQRLVDEFKTAIKKRTGRRFPDKPWDQLWGAIGAVFGSWNNERANVYRRLNRIPDWWGTAVNVQAMVFGNLGDDCATGVGFSRSPATGEKALYGEYLRNAQGEDVVAGIRTPQPIVALKTELPDAYRELDAIVRRLEAHYRDMQDIEFTIERGKLWMLQTRNGKRTGFAHCRIAVDLVKEKMASPREALTRLIPDAGALEQLLRPVFRPDSLAAAKKAGRHIAKGLAAGPGAASGRVVFHAEDAVAAHRRGEKVILVRLETSPEDIRGMEVAAGILTARGGQTSHAALVARQMGKVCVSGCADLDVSYVARELRSNSHRVAEGDFISLDGFSGDVYEGAIDVMRSEVEQALFGKGKEAERAKKSTTFLAYSRLMSWSDKFRRLRVRANADQPDQSEEAVVYGAQGIGLCRTEHMFFGGDRIDAVREMILANDADGRKHALDKLLPYQRRDFIGILRAMGRRPVTIRLLDPPLHEFLPHGEKDIADLARKLKRPAQELRAKVESLHEFNPMLGHRGCRLGVVYPEIYLMQARAIVEAAIDVKSRYGIECRPEIMIPLVGHFKELQFLRGRIEEEIKHVLKRRKARGRFPIGTMIELPRAAVTAHRIAEFADFFSFGTNDLTQTAFGLSRDDAGRFLPNYVDSGILPEDPFVSLDVDGVGELVRLGIERGRASNPKLHVGICGEHGGDPASVHFCHDAKMDYVSCSPPRIPIARLAAAQAAIEEEKAADSTAKVGELASPPARAKKAKVAKKTDARVTANRTTASAAKSGQSKRAKGRSAAARKR
- the eno gene encoding phosphopyruvate hydratase, whose product is MAKIANITAREILDSRGNPTLSATVTLDDGTRAEAAVPSGASTGTHEAVELRDGDKSRYLGKGVTRAVFNVTGEILGRLRGMDAAAQGDIDRAMIELDGTPNKGRLGANAILGVSMAVARAHAITAGQELFRALPSGRGATILPVPLMNVVNGGQHADNNVDIQEFMIVPAGRPTYAEALRCGAEVFHHLKKVLGDKSYATSVGDEGGFAPNCKNNEEPLELILAAIERAGYRPGEDVFLALDVAASEFFENGAYTMAAEGLRRAPSDAVIEFLAKIVAKYPVISVEDGLAEDDWEGWRRLTDELGNKVQLVGDDLFVTNPRRLSRGVGEKIGNSILIKLNQIGTVTETIDVINAARDAGYTNVVSHRSGETCDPFIAHLAVACDTGQIKTGSASRSERLCKYNELLRIEDVLGGDARWIGREAFAR
- a CDS encoding glycosyltransferase, which produces MTVARRGLVVCLPSYNEEGNLADLIRDTHDAVPYALILVVDDGSTDRTRAIAAAAAGTYPVVVEPHARNRGLAEAMRTALIRALDLVDPDGFVVSMDADGSHRPDQIPQLVEAARRGAELVVAGRYLEGSTVAGVPWFRKILSVGARVFTRVALGNLHVRDVSCGYRLYRASLVRRAFEAWGEGLIVSPGFSVNLELLVKMSRIGARVDQIPLRLRYDLKQGESKIRIVRTVIQYLRVYAHLALARPPRLPAPTPPA